The Salvia splendens isolate huo1 chromosome 20, SspV2, whole genome shotgun sequence nucleotide sequence AGGACTGGATGATCCGGAAATCATAGTTGAAATATTGTAAAATGGCTCCAAAAATTTAAGCATCAGTTCTCTATTCCACTCTTCTTCCGTCGGACGATACATATAAGCCAAATCCTCAAATTCAAGCAAACAAAAAACACGTCGACATTTAATTCCACTATCAAACATCAAATATATGGATTCCCAATGAGTTGGCACATCCAAGCAAAGAGAAGAAGGTAATTCAATACCGGTTTTCCGAGCACACTCCTTAAACTTAATCATTCTAGCTTCTGATGCTTTTACGTATTTGATACTATCTCTAATCTTATCTAAAGCTTCACTAGCAACTTCCAATCCTTCTTGGACCATAAGAGTCAAGAGATGTGAACAACATTTCACGCGGAAAAACTCACCATTGCATAATAATGAGTTCTGCAAACCAAGTCGCATCTTCAATATTTCCACCATGTCATTATTAGCAGACGAACTGTCCAAAGTCAAAGAAAAGACTTTCCTATCTATTTTCCAATCTGCCAAAATATGATAAACCTTTCGAGCTATTTCGATTCCAGAATGTGGAGGAGGCATAGAACAAAA carries:
- the LOC121782896 gene encoding zinc finger BED domain-containing protein RICESLEEPER 2-like; the protein is MNLYGSKKQKLKFRLSNVWGMLRLTCDVWTACTNLGYICLTAHFVDENWKLNSKILAFCSMPPPHSGIEIARKVYHILADWKIDRKVFSLTLDSSSANNDMVEILKMRLGLQNSLLCNGEFFRVKCCSHLLTLMVQEGLEVASEALDKIRDSIKYVKASEARMIKFKECARKTGIELPSSLCLDVPTHWESIYLMFDSGIKCRRVFCLLEFEDLAYMYRPTEEEWNRELMLKFLEPFYNISTMISGSSSPTSGFFFLELWKIAHFVSINYRSQDEEVKSMSHSMNLKFAPYWEEHSEILSRRSVRPKDKTEFKRLNVK